The genomic DNA CAGTGAAGGCAGCCTCATGCTACCGTATGCTGTTGGAGCTGGAGGCCACTGAAAAGGAAAAGAGTTAACAGTAACGGGaggaaaaaatactgagatgtgagatgttttttattttttatttttttttttttagttattgttattagtattgttataatatatatatatttttttataatatttatatttattatattgatgttataatatatatattttttttataatatttatatttatgttaatatctgacttttgcaacttttcataaaaagtgaaaaattataaaaagacACGCTTTTCCTCTTAACCACACAAAATGATCAGCTGGTAAGAGAGGTGCTTAGCAGTAAGCTTATCACGTACAAATTAGGTTGCTAATTGCACTTCTTCAACAAAAACAAGTtgcttacagtttttttcaatcGCTAACAAGCGCTTACCCATACTTCAGATACTTTTTCTAAACTCTTAACGCAGATTCACACCTACAAAACACAATTGGCCAAATGGATAATTTTCttctcaaaaatgcattttgttaaatatatactaACTCTTCATTTCAAAATAGAACACATCTTTCTCTGCACATACTAACTTTACTAAAACACTGGAAATCTGACTCAAAATGATATTATTCTGTCAAAGAATAACACttgttttcacttcacaaggtACATGCAGTTAATCAAAGTACACCAGGTTTCAAAATACTGGCTATTGTTGACATTACAAAAACTGCATAGACTTTTATGTTTCAGTTTTACAGGTATTTTCATGCAAAACATGCAATCCACCGTTTTGACACTAAATTCTTGGCTGGGAACTGTATGTCCACATGTACAGTAATGTTCACATTCAAAAGCATTCCAGTAAAAAgcaaataagttttttttttcctttactgTTTACTACAGGAGGTACAGTAGAAACACGGTATGATAGAACAGAAAAAGTTTTACAGTATTGCTTACGGTGAACAAAATATCCATGAAACACACAAGAGCATTCTGGGGGGGGGGtctaaaaaaaagcacaaaattactGTATCTAATCTCTGCGATCTTCAGGGTTAGGCCACATGTTTTCATCAACATCACATCTGATGTTATCCAAGGCGATGCACCTGGGATAAAACCGCCTGGTATGTCGGATCCACCCTTGGCAATCATCAACTGTGATGTCCCTGCAGCCAGCATCCATGGCTTCAAGGAGGGACATCTGGTCATGTGGCTGATGGTCATAAACCTTCCACCTCCATGCAGAAAAGAACTCCTCTATGGGGTTGAGGAAAGGTGAATAGGGTGGAAGGAAGAGACTTACCAGTCTTGGGTGGACTTCAAACCATGTTGTTATTGCTTGCGAATGATGGAAAGCCACATTGTCCCAGGTAATTACAAAGGTCCTCATGTTTTCACCCTCCTGATCCTGCTCTGGAACCAGGCGCTGGTGGAGATCATTGAGAAAGGCAAGCAGGCGCTCGGTATTATAAGGTCCAACCTGACATCTGTGAAGGAGTAATCCTGCATTTGCACTTCTCCCTGGCCCTGCTCCTCTCACTGCTCCTGCTCCTCTCACTGCTCCTGCACCTCTCACTGCATCTCTCACTGGGCCTGCTCTTCTCCCTGGGCCCCTTGCCAGACTCTTCCTTGTCCAGACATTACAGTGTTtgtctttttctgtttctgtttccaAAAATATCACTCCTCAAAGTCCTCCTTTTACTGTATAAGTGTAAatgtaatagaaaaaaataacccctgccggtttttatactgtatctAAGGTTTGGAATATTGTTTTTGCTATTGTGGGATGTTGTGTGTTAACATTTGTAAATACTACAAAAACAATCCATAATTTTGTTGGGAGGTATAGCTTGTCTGTTGAGAAAATGTAAGCATTGTGGAAATGTGTTCACTGACTGCATACTGGGTGAAAACGACATGAAATGTGTGAATGGTATGGCCACAAAAGATGCTGTGCtaattgtgtttagagttttgaaaatgtgacaaCTGGTTGGACAAACGCTTGTTAGCgactgaaaaaaactgtaattaaacaCTGCATCCAGGTGCACAAATGGTAAATACAAACACTGTTATTCATACACAAGTTCTCATGAGGTCTATTCATAAAGCAATGATAATAAAGGCAGGGTCAGTGCTAAGTGGGAGCTAGACTGGGCAGTGgccatgcagaaaaaaaaaaaaaacatggcaatGAACTCTTTCTTCATTTTGGCCAATATCCAGGACATTGTGGCTAACACAAGACAGCTGCATCTTTGGCAACACTATCTGTTTTCATAGCAGCCGCTGGCTTACACTGGTCCATTAACGTGTCTAAATGACCAATTTTACCTCCAATTTTTTTAAGCATGCAAGATAAAACAATACACCTTTACTAGGCTAGTTACCTTAAATGAGAGGATCAACAGCTGAATCGTAACTTGAACTATGGACTCTACGTCACCGcgcattgcattctgggtagtCGCTGCCATGTTTTAGGACACGTTAAATAGcgtacaatgacaataaatacaaatcactAGAGAGGAAAAACGACTGtatttgcattaatatttttaagagctgcTTGCTCTCGCTTagaataaatatactaatattgTAATCCATTGTGTTCATTCGAGCACTGAGAACAGAACACGACACATGcacactcacagaaatcatacaGCCACCTTCTACTCTACCACACACAGGACCGAATTAATTCatcttttgcagtttttaataactagGCGGCACTGGTATATCTGccagataaaataaacacaccatagcttgatctcagccagttgatcatgtaagtgaaccaccgctctgcacattttgtgtctatctcagatgtctgttctattcaaaagtaagtGCCCTGCGAACTTGAAATATTCCACCCTAATTACAGTTCGAAGACAGTGTATATGTTCCATTCAACGAGCATTAAAGTGTGcaagacatgaatttaaattgcatttatttacagaggCCGTAAAACAGTCTGTTTACTGTGCACATTCAAAATTGGCGCCCGAGGAAGTAAGCGTTACGTCAGCTTTGATTGTGAAATGGCATGGGCTCTCGTGTGTCTTGTGACTGATTGTGTCATTACGTCAGTGTCATGAATCCTGTCCGGTCTgcccgccaccagaggtcgcctgtaCATTTCACTAACagttcacattacacagactgttgcactacaccccggactacgtctCCCATCACTCATCGCGCTGATTGCACTAACACCTGTAGCCAATCAGACGCTCTATATAACCCCCGGACTTCCCCCTGTGACTCACGGAGTATTGTGGTTTTGCATTGTTGTTTCGCGTGTCATCCTAGTGTCATCCTAGTTCCCTGGTTCCCGAGTTCACagtgtttagctttctcgcctggccatctcgttttGTCTGTCTCGCCGACAGCCTTTTGGACTTCTTGCTCGTTTCACGGATACTCCTTTGCCTTTCCCCCCCTGATTACGTTCGCCGTTCATCGACCCACACCTGCTGCACAGACTATCCCCACGTCTTGCCTTCACTTTACCTGTTTGCTATTgctctgaccctgcctgttttcactatgtctctgtctcgtctcaataaaagcttgcatttggatccgctcaCCTTTTGTCTCCCTCTCTACATTACAGTCAGCTTAGATTCTGGAATGCCATTGGATCTTGTGTGTATCTCGTGACCGATTGCATCGTGTAATTTTGAACAAGATGTGACTGTGTCCGTCCAGCTGTCCACAGAGCAAGATTATTTCAGCgataaaactttaaatttcactCAGTCTGTTCATATAACAATATCGCATGGCTTCAGAAGATTTGGAATGCACCACGAAATGTTTGTAATACCTTTATACTGTTTGTGGTcaatttttgcaataaatacatgTGCTTGTACTTACATTTGCCTGTGTTTTATGTAGTTGagaagtgggtaggtttaggtttagggtaggagTGGTGttattattccaaaataataaatatttataaaatcataGTTTTGCAATTGTTAAGATTTAAACATGGAAGGGGTACCTTGCACCGATCCCTATTAAAATACATCAGACtgaaaaaaaggggaaatttgTGTCTATGAACCTGAATCAATAGATTAAAATTCCGTGACTATGTCACAAACTACCGTGAGACTGGGTGGAGAAATATGCTCAATCAACAGTGTTTGTTTAATGATTCAAGCTGCTGAATTCTGGACAGAATTATCATTAGTCAATAGGGGAGTGGTCAGTTGGCATTTCTGGTGTACAGAATGCTCACTTAACCTTTAAACTTTTACAGGTATCTTGATGATGCTTACTTTATAAagtattaaagtaaaacaaaaacaaaacttggtaAAACAAAACTTTCTAACTTTCTGAGTTAAGTATAGGCCACTTCAGAAAGGATGTGCTCGAAAGAAGGAAGTtctagaaaaatatttcagtcaTTCGCTACATATTGTCTGTACAGTGATAGCACAGAAGCATAGATAGCATTAGCATGCATACAGAATGTTGTTGACATGATTGACAGTTTCCTGTCGTGAGAAGAAAGTGAAGTGGAGAAAGAGAAAGTGAGCAAGAGAAAGGCAGTGAGTGTGAGGGAGAGAAAGCAGACAGATAGATGTTAGTGCTAAAGCTGTGGTCTCACCTGAAGGCTGCAGGTAcagcttttttttctaaaccCTCTAAACCTCAATAACATCATACTTGTTTGTCTTGTGCTTTGGAAAAAGAACCGTATCAACaccacaaagaaaaacaaattgcAATGAATGTAgtgaattaatattattaatatataaattgcaACTATATGTGATTTCAGTTCAGCTTATTAATAGCGACTCCCTAAAGCCTAACAATAATTACCAAACAatataattgtgagagaaagtgatgaaatatattttttcctccaatCTCGTATTTATTCTCTTCAGGGGTTCCGTAGtacacataatttcttatctGAACACAGCATTTTGATTCGGCAGGTTCCAGGAGTGGGGGTGGGGGAGGAATCATGATATCTGTCAGCCATCGGCAATGGACAATGGCATTGTTTATCGGCCCAACActaatagtatttaaaaaaatttaaatcaataatttttagTCCCTTGTCTCTCTCgtctcccctgagcccattcaGTTTTAACGGACCCCCTAAGTGTGCAGTGAGTATTGGGGATAATTGAGATTAAATGGGgcaaagtcacgtgagaggaggcaatgcctccatcgtgaTATGATTAGATATACTGGTTATGATCGGCTGTAATTGGTCTATGCAATAAATtctgcctcttgtgtttgtggactaatttaaaagtaagtaaacaagaTATCTAATGCTTAGATATAAGCattttgttacatcaaaataagacttaaaatggcatgaaaacatgatctatGGGAGTTTTTGGTCAGTAATGAGCTTGAAATTTAAACTATATCTCCATGTCTGTGAGTACTATTTACCAAGCATtgaccaagaaaatgtgactggggcatgaatttacatttgcttaaaaaaaaaagctttgagGACACCACCGCACACCACtgatatacatataaacacacacacgctagGGGGGCTGTTAAACACTTGAATCTGATTAGCTGATCTATGCACATTCTAaggtgtttaattatttttagggAAACACACAGCTAAAGTACTTTCAGGCAAGCCTTGATTGCATTATATGTCCATATCACTTTGCAAATGATTTTAGCTAGGCCATTTCAAAGGTCCTTAGGGCCCTAAAGcagcaaaataaccaaaacccacAATGACACCAaccatgcaaataaatatagtaaatagtaggataaaaatgtttttaccacaaaattatgttttattcttTCTCTGTTACTAATGCAGACACAGTACAGACACACACTAGAAACATACTGTCAGTGCTGTTCAGATTATTTTATCAGTAAAATAGTTTAGCAACTTAAAAGCTACAAGACATTTCTCACTAGCAAAGTAATAACGCCACTGTTGTTGGAGCAGATGAACTTACAGTTTTGCTATTAGTAGAGACGCTGCTGAGATTACTGTGTCCTGTGGTTATTTGTAAACTCATGAACGACccatttgtaaaaatgttagcAGTTAgaatatataacaaaacatgTACAGACTTTTACACTAGACATAATACACATGGTAACCCTACATATATTGCAAACAacccattttatgtttttccagCATCATAAAAGGCCatgtaaatgtatgttataTATGTGCGCATTTTAGATAAGGGAACGTGCCCCATAGTCTGTGTATGGTCATGGAGTATCTCTGTGAGTATCtctgaaaataatgcacactcAAGGTGTAATGTCATCACcagcattattttctaatattttaacaGCCCGTCATCAGTTATTCCTtacatatatatgatttttaagACCTGTATTTTTTATACAGTTGAATACTGTGTACATGCATTGTAAGTTTTGTAACACCATAATATACTGTATCTTGTTGTGAAGACAAATAACCAATGTGcaattctaaaataatttttaaatatttgtgtcaCTAGTGTTGTTAGCTTTTTCCTGCAGTTGCTTAACTCTGCACTACTGTTGTGGTAGCTCATGTCATTGCAGCTGACCTGCATGCATGGTCTAATTCTGTATCTAATACCATCTAAATCTGCTATGTCACTGTTACCATACCATTAGTAACATAATGCATGCCAACCAGAccttttttcattattcaaCATTTTCTCAATCCACACCAACCATAACAGTCATAGTGAAAACATGGCAGTGCAGAGAAGCCACATTCACAAACTTTTCTCTTACCACAGAAAATACGTTGCACACTGCTAAAAACAGCGTGTGGCTTCTGCTGgggtttaaacaaaaacaagaccTGTGGGGTATTCATTGATAATTAGTTTATGAGTAACATTAAAGGTATATTTCCAGAATCTGTATTGGAAAtattaagtttgtttgtaaaaatgctttaagtagcattgattaaattattgttaatcTCAGTAATCTTTATAATACCTCTGTGGtgcttttttgtaattttttagcTTGACTGATATGGTCACTGTTCACTTtggtatattgaaaatagtggCCAGGATGTTCATAATAATCACCTTTTGTTTTCTACAGAAGAATGAATGTTATATGGTTTGGAATGTTATGAAAGGAATttcataaatgatgacagaattcttTTCATATatcaaacacatttgttttgttatttttattttcctccTTGTGAATCCTGATTTATcccaataaattatttttagaacCAAGTAAGAGTTTTAGCTTTCTTAAAGAGTCTATCAGCagcagtagaatttttttttttttttttttttttttggtgtgccTTGCGGTACACCACATGTTTGTACAGGCATAAATTAACCAATGCCACTGCCCTGGAGTGCTCCTGATCTGGTGCAGAGTCTGTTATTTCCTGTTAAAAGTGAATGAGTTAACCACAGTAGTGACCATTAAACTGCTTATTGTCCATTACTCAGCACATCAGATCTGTATTACAACTTTTGTACTGTGCTATTGGGCATATTAATGGTGTTTATTCAACTTTTGGCAGTtttcgacttttttctttttataatatataacaaagtacattaaaactgtcttagatacttttttattatgcacACCTTCATCACTTACATCTATCAGGAACAGAATCTATGTACAAAAATCTCCACAATCTCCCATCATGTACTGCCAGAGAACTATACAGGAATAATACtatcataaaatacatttcaaaggCCTTGCCCAAAAATGTTTGCTGTTGTAAGGACCTATAACTATAgcatataaaaatgacacactcTGTAAATATAGACAAAGCTTTTTAAAAGGTTGTTACTACTGTAGGCTGGTctataaagaaaaaacaggtgTGGTGTCTGTGTCAGACATAACAGAGGGTCTCTTGGGAACTTGTTGCAGTTTGCTGTTGTCAGCTAGTCCTAGGCCACAGGACATGCGCTGAAGCAGGCTGAAGAGATCCTTACGGAAGCGAACGCCTATAAATACGTACAGGATGGGATTCAGACAACAGTGTGTGTAGGCAAGACACTTTACAATTTGCCCAGCCATATCTAAGCTTTGCATGACTTTACAGCTCGTTATTGTGGCGTTGTTGGCTTGGCCTGCTTCTATAATCAGATATCCGTTGAATGGCAACTGTGAGAGAACAAAAGCCGCCACAACTGCAAAGATGACCCTTAAAGCCTTGTGTTTTTCAAAACTTCGAGCCTGCATGAGTTTACGAATAATGACTGAGTAACACAACACAATGACAAGTAATGGGAGTAGGAAGCCAACACAGATCTGTAAAGCCAACACCAAGACTTTGGTACGATTGTTGTCTGTGATTGAGTACACCATGACACAGGAAGTGCTCTGAGGGTCAATGTTTTTCAATTTAGCAAAGAGAAATTCTGGTAGAGCTAAGAGGCAAGAGGCAAgccacacaaaaacacacgtTATCTTACTAAACAGCATTCGTTTGTTTTTGTAGTTGTGTGCTTCAGTTACATGAACGATGGCAATATAGCGGTCCACGCTAATGCAGGTAAGTAAAAGCATGCTAGCGAAGAAGTTGATCTTGTAGACTGCAGAAACTCCTTTGCAAATGGCCTGGCTGAACATCCAGCCCTGAGCGGAATTTGTGGCCCAGAAGGGCAATGTGCCTAGGAAGAGAAGATCAGCCACTGCCAGGTTCAGCAGGTACACATCAGTCATGGTC from Labeo rohita strain BAU-BD-2019 unplaced genomic scaffold, IGBB_LRoh.1.0 scaffold_593, whole genome shotgun sequence includes the following:
- the ccr9b gene encoding C-C chemokine receptor type 9: MDVSTTSDYDSDVFIDLTTDPDYESDLGGLCNKEMVRQFSKTFEPPLYWIIFVVGALGNLLVVCIFTTVRNRLKTMTDVYLLNLAVADLLFLGTLPFWATNSAQGWMFSQAICKGVSAVYKINFFASMLLLTCISVDRYIAIVHVTEAHNYKNKRMLFSKITCVFVWLASCLLALPEFLFAKLKNIDPQSTSCVMVYSITDNNRTKVLVLALQICVGFLLPLLVIVLCYSVIIRKLMQARSFEKHKALRVIFAVVAAFVLSQLPFNGYLIIEAGQANNATITSCKVMQSLDMAGQIVKCLAYTHCCLNPILYVFIGVRFRKDLFSLLQRMSCGLGLADNSKLQQVPKRPSVMSDTDTTPVFSL